In the Verrucomicrobiia bacterium genome, one interval contains:
- a CDS encoding response regulator transcription factor, translating to MRMLLVEDEKKVADFIARGLRAERYAVDIAYDGDTGWQQASGTEYDLIILDLMLPGISGTELLRRLRRKGSTAAVLVLTARDATKDKVENFEAGADDYLTKPFAFAELLVRIKALLRRPLATRSHELRVADLEIDRLTQQVRRGGKRIELTGKEYALLEYLAANVGRVLSRTMIVEHVWDESFESLTNIVDVYVRHVRAKVDDPFPSKLIHTVRGVGYCLNEGVQA from the coding sequence ATGCGCATGCTCCTGGTAGAAGATGAAAAGAAAGTGGCCGATTTTATCGCCCGCGGGCTGCGCGCCGAACGCTACGCTGTCGATATCGCTTACGACGGGGACACCGGTTGGCAACAGGCCTCGGGCACTGAGTATGATCTGATCATCCTGGACCTGATGCTGCCCGGTATCAGTGGCACCGAACTCCTGCGGCGGCTGCGCCGCAAAGGCAGCACCGCAGCCGTCCTGGTCCTGACCGCGCGCGACGCCACAAAGGATAAAGTCGAGAATTTTGAAGCCGGAGCCGATGATTACCTGACCAAGCCTTTCGCATTTGCCGAGCTGCTGGTGCGCATCAAGGCCCTTCTGCGCCGCCCGCTGGCCACCCGCTCTCATGAGTTGCGCGTGGCCGACCTGGAAATCGACCGCCTCACCCAGCAGGTCCGGCGCGGGGGCAAGCGCATCGAGCTAACGGGGAAGGAATATGCCTTGCTCGAGTATCTCGCCGCCAATGTTGGCCGGGTCCTGTCCCGCACCATGATTGTCGAGCATGTATGGGACGAGAGTTTCGAGAGTCTCACCAACATCGTCGATGTCTATGTCCGCCACGTCCGCGCCAAGGTCGATGACCCTTTCCCTTCCAAACTCATCCATACGGTGCGCGGGGTGGGCTATTGCCTCAACGAGGGCGTCCAGGCATGA
- a CDS encoding ATP-binding protein: MNTRSLKFQLVGWYALLLIGVFGLLGVSTYLALRSSLTSSLEESQLRRARQIAQLLVEESQEHKLSNVGQEIQARYAPELNDRFVRITRADGALLYLSPTPKSQSFDPAAVPPPQWSPVTESGRQVMLLGGRKMLLAAHKLKTPTGSFLIETGAPMDEVQADSRHWLIFLITMLPIVVAIALGGGYVLVKRALAPVDRIAASAESISSTNLSERLPLAQTGDELERLSLALNHMIERLDAAFEHSRRFVADASHELRTPLTVLRGEIETMVREPQLTDESRERLGSALEEVERLTNIVEGLFAISRLDAGEAAAEWVKFDLALLATSTADQMSLLAEDKRIEVTCAAPSAVWVQGDRARMKQVIVNLLDNAIKYTPEGGAVHLSVGMQNAKAMLEVVDNGPGIPPEVLPRIFERFFRVDQARSRDQGGAGLGLSIVKSICTAHHGRVEASSSPGQGSRFRVELPLVPANSNSKHNHHEHRDSQAKS, from the coding sequence ATGAACACCCGCTCGCTTAAATTTCAGCTCGTTGGCTGGTATGCCCTCCTGCTGATAGGCGTTTTTGGCTTGCTCGGTGTCTCCACCTACCTCGCCCTGCGCAGCTCGCTGACCAGCTCGCTCGAAGAGAGCCAATTGCGTCGCGCGCGCCAAATAGCCCAACTGCTCGTGGAAGAATCTCAAGAGCACAAACTGTCCAATGTCGGCCAGGAAATCCAGGCCCGCTACGCCCCCGAACTCAATGATCGCTTTGTCCGCATCACACGCGCAGATGGCGCCTTGCTGTACCTCTCGCCCACGCCCAAAAGCCAGAGCTTCGATCCCGCCGCAGTTCCTCCCCCGCAATGGTCACCGGTGACGGAGTCGGGCCGGCAGGTCATGCTGTTAGGCGGGCGCAAGATGCTGCTCGCCGCCCATAAGCTAAAAACGCCAACCGGGAGCTTCCTGATTGAAACCGGCGCGCCTATGGACGAGGTCCAAGCCGATTCGCGGCATTGGCTGATCTTTTTGATTACCATGCTGCCAATCGTGGTCGCCATTGCCCTGGGCGGGGGATACGTCCTGGTCAAACGCGCCTTGGCGCCCGTGGACCGGATAGCGGCCAGCGCCGAGAGCATCAGCTCAACGAACCTGAGTGAACGGCTTCCCCTTGCCCAAACCGGAGACGAACTGGAACGCCTGTCGCTCGCCTTGAATCACATGATCGAGCGCCTGGACGCCGCCTTCGAACATTCGCGCCGGTTTGTAGCCGATGCCTCCCATGAGTTGCGCACACCGCTGACGGTTTTGCGCGGCGAGATCGAAACCATGGTCCGCGAACCCCAGTTGACCGACGAATCGCGTGAGCGCCTCGGCAGCGCCCTCGAAGAAGTCGAGCGCCTGACCAATATCGTTGAGGGCCTCTTCGCCATTTCGCGGCTCGACGCCGGAGAGGCTGCCGCCGAGTGGGTTAAGTTTGACCTGGCCTTGCTGGCCACCTCGACGGCCGACCAAATGTCACTGCTGGCTGAAGATAAAAGAATCGAGGTCACCTGCGCTGCGCCATCCGCTGTGTGGGTCCAGGGCGACCGCGCCCGGATGAAACAGGTCATCGTCAACTTGCTCGACAACGCCATTAAGTACACCCCCGAAGGCGGCGCCGTCCATCTGTCGGTCGGCATGCAAAACGCCAAGGCCATGCTTGAGGTGGTGGACAACGGCCCCGGGATACCGCCTGAAGTTCTACCTCGTATTTTCGAACGCTTCTTCCGTGTGGACCAGGCCCGCTCACGCGACCAGGGCGGCGCGGGCTTGGGTCTTTCCATCGTCAAATCCATCTGCACGGCCCATCATGGCCGAGTAGAAGCCAGCAGCTCACCGGGGCAAGGCAGCCGTTTCCGGGTTGAATTACCCCTCGTTCCAGCCAATTCCAACTCCAAGCATAACCATCATGAACACCGAGACTCCCAAGCAAAGTCCTGA
- a CDS encoding efflux RND transporter periplasmic adaptor subunit: MNTETPKQSPEVNTAEPTAGPAPNPQPPATPSFPTRLKGLRNSLSRFPKPLGWGLAALVLAAAVAIPFWLAAKNNGQTSPPPVASSDMPIVPVARVQREDLFEEVTIPGEFRAYVEDELHAKVSGYVHDMNVDFGDRVKAGQILATLEVPELLDQLHNAIANEARAMADYTNAHDIFIRMRNTAKDAPGTISDQDLETAQAKDLATQAAIGATKADVEKFETLVSYTKITAPFDGVITHRYADPGALIQAGTSSDTQSMPLVRISDNYLLRLDFPVSVAYVKDIHCGDKIEVRVQSLDNKPFVGTITRTTDRVNEDTRTMTTEIEVPNPNLEIVPGMYAEVVLKVAKRAQALSIPIEAVPPGESSTVYVINDKNQVEERPVKLGIDTPTRFEVISGLKQGELVLTGSRSRVNPGQTVEPKLTETLLSDKPVATLHD; the protein is encoded by the coding sequence ATGAACACCGAGACTCCCAAGCAAAGTCCTGAGGTTAACACGGCAGAGCCAACCGCAGGCCCCGCCCCAAATCCGCAACCGCCGGCCACCCCGTCATTTCCGACCCGCCTAAAAGGGCTGCGCAACAGCTTGTCACGATTTCCCAAACCCTTGGGCTGGGGCCTTGCGGCCCTCGTCCTCGCTGCGGCCGTCGCTATTCCCTTCTGGCTCGCTGCCAAAAACAATGGCCAAACCTCTCCCCCTCCAGTTGCCTCCTCCGATATGCCCATTGTCCCCGTTGCCCGCGTCCAGCGCGAGGACCTCTTCGAGGAAGTCACCATCCCGGGAGAGTTTCGCGCTTACGTCGAAGACGAACTCCATGCGAAGGTATCCGGTTACGTCCATGACATGAACGTCGATTTTGGCGACCGCGTCAAAGCCGGCCAGATTTTGGCCACCCTGGAAGTGCCCGAGTTGCTCGACCAACTGCACAACGCCATCGCGAACGAGGCCAGGGCCATGGCCGACTACACCAACGCGCATGACATTTTTATCCGCATGCGCAATACGGCCAAAGATGCCCCAGGCACTATCTCCGACCAGGACCTCGAAACCGCCCAGGCTAAGGACCTCGCCACACAGGCCGCCATTGGTGCGACAAAAGCTGATGTGGAAAAGTTCGAGACGCTGGTCAGTTACACAAAGATCACAGCCCCATTCGACGGCGTCATCACCCACCGCTATGCAGACCCCGGCGCCCTCATCCAGGCCGGCACTTCCTCCGATACCCAATCCATGCCGCTCGTCCGCATCTCGGACAATTATCTCCTGAGACTCGATTTCCCGGTTTCGGTTGCCTACGTCAAAGACATCCATTGCGGTGACAAAATCGAGGTGCGCGTGCAGTCGCTCGATAACAAACCTTTTGTCGGCACCATTACCCGCACCACAGACCGGGTCAACGAAGATACCCGCACGATGACCACCGAAATCGAGGTGCCCAATCCCAACCTCGAGATCGTTCCCGGTATGTACGCCGAGGTGGTCCTCAAGGTTGCCAAACGCGCCCAAGCCCTCTCCATCCCGATCGAGGCGGTTCCCCCCGGCGAATCTTCCACAGTCTATGTAATCAACGACAAGAACCAGGTCGAAGAACGCCCAGTCAAGCTGGGCATCGACACCCCCACCCGCTTCGAGGTCATTTCGGGCCTCAAACAAGGTGAGTTGGTCCTTACCGGCAGCCGCTCGAGGGTCAATCCCGGCCAAACTGTTGAACCCAAACTCACCGAAACGCTGCTCAGCGATAAACCGGTTGCCACCTTGCATGATTGA
- a CDS encoding RraA family protein: protein MIEPLTFQQLEALRRLDACILANAIETFQERLRNEGFMDDTVRCLFPRLQPMLGFAATIKIRGAAPPTADGNYPERTDWWDYILSLPAPRVVAIQDLSSRPGLGSLVGGVHMSILRTLHGVGVVTNGAVRDIPLAESAGFHFFAGSVTVSHAYIHVVDIGGPVEIGGLKINSGDLLHGDVHGVQSIPLDIAARVPAKAAEIAAREQFIIALCHSPEFSIDKLRAAIQNQRF from the coding sequence ATGATTGAACCGCTTACATTTCAGCAATTGGAAGCCCTGCGCCGCCTCGATGCGTGCATTCTGGCCAATGCCATCGAGACCTTCCAGGAACGCCTCCGCAACGAAGGCTTCATGGATGACACCGTTCGCTGCCTCTTTCCCCGCTTGCAGCCGATGCTCGGTTTTGCCGCAACGATCAAAATCCGCGGCGCCGCGCCGCCCACTGCCGATGGCAACTATCCCGAACGCACCGATTGGTGGGATTATATCCTCTCGTTGCCGGCGCCCCGCGTGGTCGCCATCCAGGACCTCTCCAGCCGGCCGGGCCTGGGCTCTTTGGTGGGCGGCGTCCACATGAGTATTCTCCGCACTCTTCACGGTGTCGGCGTCGTGACCAACGGCGCCGTCCGCGACATTCCCTTGGCTGAGAGCGCTGGGTTCCATTTCTTTGCGGGCAGTGTCACCGTCTCTCACGCCTACATCCATGTGGTGGATATTGGCGGCCCGGTCGAAATCGGCGGCCTGAAAATCAATTCCGGTGATTTGCTTCACGGCGATGTCCATGGCGTTCAATCCATCCCGTTGGACATTGCAGCCCGTGTGCCCGCTAAGGCCGCAGAAATCGCCGCGCGCGAGCAGTTCATCATCGCGCTCTGCCATTCTCCAGAATTCTCGATCGATAAACTGCGCGCCGCCATTCAGAACCAACGCTTTTAA
- a CDS encoding efflux RND transporter permease subunit, protein MSRFSIRYPYLIIVVCLIVCVVGITSLLRMPVDLFPPINIPVVVVATFYSGMPPEQIENDITGQFERMFTLASGVDHMESRSLTGVSLIKVYFQPGSNPDSDVTGIANLAMASLRYLPQGTLPPIVMKFDASSLPVCLVTLKGKGLTEARLRDLGQFTIRNQMAGIPGASIPPAFGGRYRQIMVYVDPLKLEAHQLSVMDVVRTVNQANLILPAGDVKLGPFDYNIYANNQINEMKDIDMVPLKTVGESSVLVADVGKAQDAAQIQYNKVRIDGQPSVYIPVLKAGGDANTIKIVDGVRNLMPKLLELPSNLIRRVAFDQSVFVRTAIDTLLHEGAIGLVLTGLMILLFLGSMRATLAVFLSIPLSALAAFIALGLGGSTVNAMILGGLALAFSRLIDNSVVVLENIFRHLEMGEPPAIAAERGGQEVALPVLAATLTTVVVFFPVTFLYGVSKFLFSALALAVVLSLFASYFVAMSVVPLFCANLIKGHQGHEAPAKGEASHQPPKGWGARFNAWFNAKFHHMLDRYEGVLNVALMRPLATVLGISGLFILSLALYPMIGKSYFPRTDPGQFVMSVKAPSGTRLGLTENYISQVEDIVHEVVPKSDLKIIVSNIGTTPGFNSILNPNSCPSTAVVQVGLNEDHHLSSFEYMNRVRERLRKQLPQLSAYFQTGGLVDAIINQGVPAPIDVQVSGPNLRAAHAIAAKIARQTRALPGVSDVLVPQDVDYPALKIDIDRERASELGLSTKEVIDSLITALTSNGMIAPSYWIDPTTGNNYLLTVQYPEKYVKSIADLGSMPLRAVNLKEPTRLDSVVHITRVPSPTEVDHYQIRRTVDVYVAPKGEDLSGIYAQVKKIVDGLQDQLPPNTKTFIRGSVQAMRTSFSSFGYGLLLSTLLVYLILVAQFKSFVDPFLILLAVPTGLTGVLLILFATSTTLNVMSLMGIVMMVGIVVSNSILIVEFTNRLRAEGQPLRKAVSLACRVRLRPVLMTSLATLIGLLPMAAKLGTGSEAYAPLAKSIIGGLAVSVVLTVFVVPCAYYIIYRRKEGGDSRNNNRPEIGGAQIAYDHPA, encoded by the coding sequence ATGTCTCGTTTTTCCATCCGCTATCCGTATCTGATCATCGTCGTTTGCCTGATTGTTTGCGTCGTCGGCATTACCAGCCTGCTGCGCATGCCCGTCGATCTCTTCCCACCCATTAATATCCCCGTCGTGGTAGTCGCCACCTTTTATTCCGGCATGCCACCCGAGCAGATCGAGAACGACATCACCGGCCAATTCGAACGCATGTTTACCCTGGCATCCGGCGTGGACCACATGGAATCCCGCTCGCTGACCGGCGTGAGCCTCATCAAAGTCTATTTCCAGCCCGGCTCCAATCCGGACTCCGACGTGACCGGCATTGCCAACCTGGCAATGGCCAGCTTGCGGTATCTGCCCCAAGGCACCCTGCCGCCCATCGTCATGAAATTCGATGCCTCCAGCCTGCCGGTCTGCCTGGTGACTTTGAAGGGCAAGGGACTCACCGAGGCCCGGTTGCGCGACCTGGGCCAGTTCACCATCCGCAACCAGATGGCCGGCATTCCCGGCGCTTCCATCCCGCCGGCATTTGGGGGGCGTTACCGCCAGATCATGGTCTATGTCGATCCACTCAAGCTGGAGGCCCATCAACTCAGCGTCATGGATGTCGTGCGCACCGTCAACCAGGCCAACCTCATTCTCCCTGCAGGCGATGTGAAGCTTGGTCCTTTTGACTACAACATTTACGCCAATAACCAGATCAATGAAATGAAGGATATTGATATGGTCCCGCTCAAAACGGTCGGCGAATCCTCCGTCCTGGTCGCCGATGTTGGCAAGGCCCAGGACGCCGCCCAGATTCAATATAACAAAGTCCGCATTGATGGGCAGCCCTCCGTCTATATCCCGGTCCTCAAGGCCGGTGGCGATGCCAATACCATCAAGATCGTGGACGGAGTCAGAAACCTCATGCCCAAACTCCTGGAGCTTCCCAGCAATCTGATTAGGCGGGTTGCCTTTGATCAATCCGTTTTTGTGCGCACCGCTATTGACACCCTCCTTCACGAAGGGGCCATCGGCCTGGTCCTCACGGGGCTGATGATCCTGCTCTTCCTGGGCAGCATGCGCGCCACCCTCGCCGTCTTTCTCTCCATACCCCTCTCAGCCCTGGCGGCCTTCATCGCCCTGGGCCTGGGCGGCAGCACCGTCAACGCCATGATCCTTGGCGGTCTGGCCCTGGCCTTTTCACGCCTCATTGATAACTCGGTGGTCGTGCTCGAAAACATCTTCCGCCATCTCGAAATGGGCGAACCGCCCGCCATCGCCGCTGAGCGCGGCGGCCAGGAAGTTGCCTTGCCCGTTTTGGCCGCCACCCTCACTACCGTCGTTGTCTTCTTCCCGGTCACTTTCCTCTATGGCGTTAGCAAGTTCCTGTTCTCGGCCTTGGCCCTGGCAGTTGTTCTCTCCCTATTCGCGTCCTACTTCGTCGCCATGTCTGTTGTGCCCCTGTTCTGCGCCAATCTGATCAAAGGCCACCAGGGCCACGAGGCCCCCGCCAAAGGAGAAGCATCCCATCAGCCGCCCAAAGGCTGGGGCGCGCGCTTCAATGCCTGGTTCAATGCCAAGTTCCATCACATGCTCGACCGCTATGAAGGGGTCCTCAATGTCGCCCTGATGCGGCCACTGGCAACTGTCCTTGGCATTAGCGGCCTGTTTATCCTGAGCCTGGCGCTCTACCCGATGATCGGCAAGTCCTACTTCCCACGAACCGACCCCGGCCAGTTCGTCATGAGCGTCAAAGCCCCCTCGGGCACTCGCCTCGGCCTAACCGAAAATTACATCAGCCAGGTCGAGGATATCGTTCACGAGGTTGTGCCTAAGAGCGATCTCAAAATCATTGTCTCCAATATCGGCACCACCCCGGGATTTAACTCTATTCTCAATCCAAACTCCTGTCCCAGCACCGCTGTCGTTCAGGTCGGCCTCAACGAGGACCATCACCTCAGCAGCTTCGAGTACATGAACCGCGTCCGTGAGCGGCTCCGTAAGCAATTGCCTCAACTCAGCGCTTATTTCCAGACCGGCGGCCTTGTCGATGCCATTATCAACCAGGGTGTCCCTGCCCCAATTGATGTCCAGGTCAGCGGACCCAACCTTCGCGCCGCTCACGCCATCGCAGCCAAAATTGCCCGCCAAACCCGTGCCTTGCCCGGCGTCAGCGATGTCCTGGTGCCTCAGGACGTCGATTACCCGGCTCTCAAGATCGACATCGACCGCGAGCGCGCCAGCGAGTTGGGCCTCAGCACCAAGGAAGTCATTGACAGCTTGATTACCGCGTTGACCTCCAACGGCATGATCGCCCCGAGTTATTGGATCGATCCCACAACGGGCAACAATTACCTCCTCACCGTGCAGTATCCTGAAAAATACGTCAAAAGCATCGCCGACCTCGGCTCGATGCCGCTCCGTGCCGTCAACCTCAAAGAGCCCACTCGCCTCGATTCAGTCGTCCATATTACCCGCGTCCCGTCCCCAACCGAGGTGGACCATTACCAAATCCGCCGGACCGTCGATGTCTATGTCGCGCCCAAAGGCGAAGACCTCAGCGGGATTTATGCCCAGGTAAAAAAGATCGTTGATGGCCTTCAAGACCAGTTGCCCCCGAACACCAAAACCTTCATACGCGGTTCCGTCCAGGCCATGCGGACCTCGTTCTCAAGTTTCGGCTACGGCCTGCTTCTCTCGACGTTGCTGGTCTATCTCATCCTGGTGGCCCAGTTCAAATCATTTGTGGACCCGTTCTTGATCCTGTTGGCTGTCCCCACCGGGCTGACCGGTGTGCTGCTGATCCTCTTCGCCACGTCCACCACGCTCAATGTGATGTCCCTCATGGGCATTGTCATGATGGTCGGTATTGTGGTCTCCAACAGCATCCTCATCGTCGAGTTCACCAACCGTCTCCGCGCCGAAGGACAGCCCTTGCGCAAAGCCGTCTCGCTCGCCTGCCGTGTCCGCTTGCGTCCAGTCCTGATGACCTCATTGGCCACGTTAATCGGGCTGCTGCCCATGGCCGCCAAACTCGGCACTGGTAGCGAGGCCTATGCCCCCCTTGCCAAGTCCATTATCGGCGGTTTGGCCGTCTCGGTCGTGCTGACGGTCTTCGTTGTTCCTTGCGCCTATTATATCATCTATCGCCGCAAGGAAGGCGGCGATTCCCGAAACAATAATCGCCCGGAAATCGGCGGCGCTCAAATTGCCTATGATCATCCCGCTTGA
- a CDS encoding TolC family protein: MIIPLEKTLGPLFILGIALGAAGAAELPPLTLKQAHEMAIQNHPLISVADLKALAARQVTIETRAGYFPVISANAVAVGAAVSNTRIEALDALNSPRVFDRNSEGLMISQLITDFGRTPNLVGSARLQAEAAANNAQATRQQILLAVDGAFYSAQQAQAVLKVALQTVTARQVFLNLVSAEVTNQLKSELDASFARVNLEDAQLLLVKARNDLDASFAQLSNLLGLRDSKTYNLIEEPLPVQVSTNVYDFIQQGLSFRPDLLSLKNQEQASLKMARAQRDARLPTVAAVGAAGVSPVHDPLIPDSYAAAGVVINFPIFAGGLYVARQREAELQAQATDQSRRDLEDNVIRDVRIAWLNAQNAFDRYQISGRLLENARQSYDLSLARYKNGIASIVEFNQAELNLISAQITYASTQYEYLIQRSALSFQTGTLH, encoded by the coding sequence ATGATCATCCCGCTTGAGAAGACCCTCGGCCCACTCTTTATTTTAGGAATTGCGCTGGGCGCGGCGGGTGCAGCCGAACTGCCCCCGCTGACCTTGAAGCAAGCCCATGAGATGGCGATTCAAAACCATCCCCTGATTAGCGTCGCCGACCTCAAAGCCCTGGCCGCCCGCCAGGTCACCATCGAGACGCGAGCCGGCTATTTTCCCGTGATCTCTGCCAATGCCGTCGCGGTGGGCGCCGCAGTCAGCAACACCCGCATCGAAGCCCTTGACGCCTTGAATAGCCCCAGGGTTTTCGACCGCAATTCCGAGGGCCTGATGATCAGCCAGCTTATCACGGATTTTGGCCGCACCCCCAACCTGGTCGGCAGCGCCAGGCTCCAGGCCGAAGCAGCCGCCAACAATGCCCAGGCCACTCGCCAGCAGATTCTCCTGGCCGTCGATGGCGCCTTCTATTCCGCCCAGCAGGCTCAAGCGGTCCTGAAAGTCGCCCTGCAAACCGTCACAGCCCGCCAGGTTTTTCTCAACCTGGTCAGCGCTGAGGTCACCAATCAACTTAAGTCCGAATTGGACGCCAGCTTTGCCCGAGTGAACCTCGAAGACGCCCAACTGCTCCTGGTCAAAGCTCGCAATGACCTCGATGCATCATTCGCCCAACTCTCCAACCTCCTCGGTTTGCGCGACAGCAAGACCTATAACTTAATCGAAGAACCGCTGCCTGTACAGGTCTCAACGAATGTGTATGATTTTATTCAGCAGGGCCTGAGTTTCCGCCCCGACCTGCTCAGCCTGAAAAACCAGGAGCAAGCCTCCTTGAAAATGGCCCGTGCCCAGCGCGATGCCAGGCTGCCAACCGTTGCGGCCGTTGGCGCCGCGGGTGTGTCGCCCGTGCATGACCCGCTGATCCCCGACAGCTACGCCGCTGCCGGCGTAGTGATTAATTTCCCCATTTTCGCCGGCGGCCTCTACGTCGCCCGCCAACGGGAAGCCGAGTTACAGGCCCAGGCCACCGACCAGAGCCGGCGCGACCTCGAAGACAATGTCATTCGTGACGTGCGCATCGCCTGGCTTAACGCCCAGAATGCCTTTGATCGTTACCAGATTTCAGGCCGGCTCCTCGAGAACGCCCGACAATCCTATGACCTCTCCCTGGCGCGATATAAAAACGGGATAGCTTCGATCGTCGAATTCAACCAGGCCGAGCTGAATCTGATCTCAGCCCAGATTACCTACGCCAGCACTCAGTATGAGTACTTGATCCAGCGCTCCGCCTTAAGCTTCCAGACCGGGACATTGCATTGA
- a CDS encoding ATP-binding protein has product MRQDPRFDGTGIGLAIVRKAAERMGGRVGVESDGLTGSSFWIELDPPPQP; this is encoded by the coding sequence GTGCGCCAAGACCCGCGTTTCGACGGCACCGGTATCGGCCTGGCGATCGTCCGCAAAGCCGCCGAGAGAATGGGGGGCCGCGTCGGGGTCGAGTCCGATGGCCTCACCGGCAGCAGTTTCTGGATCGAATTGGACCCTCCACCCCAGCCATGA
- a CDS encoding response regulator — protein MTSQHKGILLVEDDQNDVFFMKYALSKANLEDPVHVSSDGQDAIDYLAGSAPYADRAFHPLPRCVFLDLKLPSVHGFEVLKWIRNEPALSHIPVFILTSSSESRDRQKAQELGANAYLLKPPSSKMLQDVMVQHGCAPSPR, from the coding sequence ATGACATCACAGCATAAAGGCATCCTCCTGGTCGAAGACGACCAAAACGACGTCTTCTTCATGAAATACGCGCTCTCCAAAGCCAATCTCGAGGACCCTGTCCATGTCTCAAGCGATGGTCAGGACGCCATTGATTACCTCGCCGGCTCTGCCCCTTACGCTGACCGCGCCTTTCATCCCCTGCCTCGGTGCGTCTTTCTCGACCTCAAACTCCCGTCTGTCCATGGCTTCGAAGTTCTCAAATGGATTCGCAACGAGCCGGCCCTTTCCCATATTCCGGTGTTCATCCTGACCTCCTCTTCGGAATCGCGCGACCGGCAAAAGGCCCAGGAACTGGGCGCCAACGCTTACCTGCTCAAACCGCCTTCTTCAAAAATGCTGCAGGACGTCATGGTCCAACACGGCTGCGCCCCTTCGCCCAGATGA
- a CDS encoding SDR family oxidoreductase, translating to MSAYEQAQAALKAAPKSWLVTGVAGFIGSNLLETLLKIEQRVVGLDNFSSGYRKNLQEVQERVSLAQWARFRLVEGDVSDVSVCQGAAAGVDFVVHQAALGSVPGSLAEPLGAHRSNVTGFLNVLSAARDAKARRLVYASSSAVYGDDSQLPKVEEKIGRALSPYAATKQMDEVYADVFARAYGFASVGLRYFNVFGPRQDPNGAYAAVIPKWIAALLKREAVYINGDGETTRDFCYIDNVVQANLLAATVPLNGSAHEVFNVALGERTTLNELFGILDRAVRRRDSKLPEQKPVYREFRPGDVRHSQADISKAQRLLGFQPTCRIEEGLELAMEWYRKLCRGHGA from the coding sequence ATGTCTGCTTATGAACAAGCGCAAGCCGCGCTGAAAGCCGCGCCAAAGAGCTGGCTCGTCACGGGCGTGGCAGGATTTATCGGCTCGAACCTGCTGGAAACTCTTCTTAAAATCGAGCAGCGAGTGGTTGGGCTGGATAATTTCTCGAGCGGCTATCGCAAGAATCTTCAAGAAGTTCAGGAAAGAGTCTCTCTGGCACAGTGGGCGCGCTTCCGTCTGGTGGAGGGAGATGTCAGCGATGTCTCGGTTTGCCAGGGCGCGGCTGCAGGGGTGGATTTCGTGGTGCACCAGGCCGCGCTCGGTTCAGTTCCCGGCTCCCTGGCAGAGCCGCTCGGCGCGCATCGCTCGAACGTGACCGGTTTCCTGAACGTGCTCTCTGCCGCCCGCGATGCCAAAGCCCGGCGGTTGGTTTATGCCTCCAGCAGCGCCGTTTATGGTGATGACTCACAGCTTCCGAAGGTGGAAGAGAAGATCGGCCGAGCGCTCTCGCCCTACGCCGCCACCAAGCAGATGGACGAGGTCTATGCCGACGTGTTTGCCCGCGCCTACGGCTTCGCTTCAGTGGGCTTGCGTTATTTCAACGTGTTTGGTCCCCGGCAGGACCCGAATGGCGCTTATGCCGCCGTCATTCCAAAATGGATAGCGGCTCTGCTCAAACGCGAGGCCGTCTATATCAATGGGGATGGAGAGACCACGCGCGATTTCTGCTACATCGACAACGTGGTGCAGGCGAATCTGTTGGCGGCCACGGTCCCGTTAAACGGCTCCGCCCACGAGGTGTTCAATGTCGCTCTGGGGGAACGCACCACCCTCAATGAGCTGTTTGGCATTCTGGACCGCGCGGTGCGGCGACGGGATTCGAAATTGCCTGAGCAGAAACCCGTTTATCGCGAGTTCCGGCCCGGAGACGTGCGCCATTCTCAAGCCGACATCAGCAAGGCGCAGCGGTTGCTAGGGTTCCAGCCTACCTGCCGTATCGAGGAGGGCTTGGAGCTGGCGATGGAGTGGTACCGGAAACTGTGCCGCGGCCACGGCGCGTGA